From Cucumis melo cultivar AY chromosome 3, USDA_Cmelo_AY_1.0, whole genome shotgun sequence:
ATATTCATGTCAATGTATCCAAGTATATAGAAGATAAAAATTGGATTTGATATTTGGCCATTTGACGTATGTGGCGAAAGTGATTTTAACCCCTTCGAGTACACTtaggatatataaatttaagaaaaaagtgGTGTGAGGATTTGGTTGAAGAAGTTGCTTGGACATAGAAAAACTTTTCAATATATATTATTCCAAGAACAAACAAAATGCAATTAAGTGTTACGTTCAAATTTGCCAACTAAAATCAAAGTCATTGCCCTAagtcattttttattatttttcaagatGAACCACTAGGCTTTCTTGACTTGCATCCCACCAATTAAAAGGTTATAGAAAATTAGGTGGAATGCACATGTGCAGAAATGATGGAATGAGGTCATAGTATATAAAGCTGCTGATCTATGCATTTTTATTTTGACAACATATTGAACAACGTACATGTTATATATGTCAGTTGAACAATACTGGTGGTCTTGATCATGAACTATGTAAATTTATTTGTCGTTTAAAATGAGATTCCATTAATTTTGTCGAACAAATAGAGTGATATACATATGATAATGAAAAAGTAAAACAATAACATTTTATTGTAAATGTGTTtttgaatataaaaaataaacttaatatATCATAGTTTTTAATAGGGTTGTCCTTTACACTAATGTAGTATTTATAGAAATAATTTGAGTAATGTctaaagttttttattttctgaAATAATTTGgggatttttttatttcttatttttattgaaGTCAATCGGATACTTTTTGGATCTAATTTGTGGACCATAGTTCGAAATTAGTTTTTAACCTACATTTGAGTAAGCAAATGGGGGAACTAAAGTTAGATTGTACGTAATTGATAATTTTATTGGATAAAATTGTTGATTAAATTCGTTGTGCCTAGGTTTAATTTGGAAATTATTTGGCAATCAAGTGTTAAACTCTAAAAGTTTTAAGGTAAGTGATTCTTTTACGGGATATACTCTTGAGTTGCACCTTCAAAAgtaaataattatcttttctagTATGTTACCACTTAAGCATGTTATTTTATAATGGAATAAATTACGTGTTAAAGGATATTATTCGCATTGAGAAACTTTGGACTATCACATTATGCTAAAGTATATTGATTATTGAATGCATGCTAAAATTAGCGGTGATTGTTAACTCTCCtggcaaatatatatgtatgctATGTATTGTGTTCACTTTCTTCGGTTAACTACCTATGTTATGATCTGTGATCTTTCAAGGTCATTACCTATGCTATATTTACATTCGTACATTATGCATATATGTTGGAATGAGTTCAACAACTCATCCAAAAGGCCTTGGTAGTGGATTAATTACCGAGTATTTTTATATTCatctttcttattattattattattatattttgcaGGTAAAGCAAGAGCCAAATTGATGAAGACAAATGGGACCTGTGATGATGCATTTGGGATTAGAGGATTGCTTGAGCTCATATttgttttcaaatgttttgATAGGATACTTGATGTtaggataatttttttttattcttttcttttgtgtcagcaatgttattttaaataaaatttcaactttagtaataaaaaatttttaatttttaattttacaaattttcaaataacGACCTTAGTTAGAAATATCGAAAGTTGGGTCGTCACATGGATGCTACGTTCGAGTCATTCAAAACACCATAACCTAACCGAACCTATTTACAATCCTGAATTTATCGGTGAATCACGTAAATATCTGTATGCAATATTTACTGTTGATACTTTTTTGACTTAtctttataatttattaatttcacGACAGGTGATGGTAACATTCATCGCAGCGGTGGCATTCCAAGTAGGAACGACCCCCCGGGCAGCGTATTTCAAGAGGACAAGAATGGTTTTACTGCAGCTGGTAAATGAATAATGTCTACAAAATCACCTTCTGAGTACAAAAAATTCATGGCGGGAGTGACATTTTCATTGATCCagttaaattttatgttgatcAATTAAGGAGAATGATTATGTACAGACTGATGCTATGTACAATATATATAACGCCAACGATGGCTTCCTTTTAGGCCTGATCTGTCAAAGCTTTGACACCTGTAAAACAAATGCATGAGATCATTGCTACCATATGGTCTATTTTGGGATTCTATCTTATTGTCTTCCCAATATTTGATCTACTTTACTGCCTACTCAATAAATTTTTGTGAGTTATGTCATTTTCTTATGTTATATCTTGTATTTCCTTCATTTGGGGAAAAAAGCTTCAatgtaatttgtttaatttCCTTAAGTTTTGAGTTAATAAACTTCCATTTGTAAGTTCGTTTATTTGGTTCCATAGTCATCTCTCTCCCACTCTCTACTTCTCACTTGCTTGGTGGAATTCTTTGAATTTGATAATATACACCGCGGTTTGAACTATTTAATTTGTATTcatatttacattatttatgttttttagtCTAGAGTTATAAATTGATCTCTAATCTTAGAAGAGTTATGAAATTTGAATCATTATATCTGATAGCTAATTGTTCAATTCCTCTGTCTACGGACGTAACTAACATATATTACCAGTGAATCACTTTAAACTCCATTTGGTTCGTGATCCAAAAagtattttgaaaaaacaaagaatttagaaaaaaataaaaataaattctttttctttattatattCAAAAACATGTTTGGTTCCAAGTGTATAAGTTGAAAAACATTAGATAAAATTAGATAGATTTAAGTAAAATCGTGGGGAAGATTTGGTTGAAGAAGTTGTTTTGACATGAAAAGTTTTCAATATTCCAATAACAAAGAAACCAATTAAAACAAAATGCAATTCAATGTTGAAATTTGCCAAGTGATTTAAAATCAAAGTCATTGCCTAACTCCGATCACTTTTAGTTGATTTTCAAGATGAACCACTTGGCTTTCTTGACCTGCATTGCCTGCATGCATCCTATCTATCAACTAAAAAGGGGATATACGAAATTGGGTGGAATACGTAAGTGGGAAAATGATTGAATGAGGTCATTCAATATAAGCCTCCTGACCTATGCATTTTAATTATTTCACAATATTTTGAAGGTAGGATCCAACCTTTGTacaaagttatatatatatatatatgtcaattgaaaaatattatttagattcatatatattaaaattttatattgatTCATATACTTTGAAGtttgattaaaataatttttttagacCGTTTAAGATATATTAAAAGTatatgtaaaaataaaaaagttaaaattgagCTCTACTAAAATccaataaattttaaaagataaatgaTGAAATTAGTGTTTATATATAAGCCAAGAGATACACTAAGAGTTTTGTAATTTCTTAAACAATAAAATGTGATTTTTTGTTTCTATCCTATCACttgtaatataatatatatattaatcctCAAGTTGGGAAAGGAAATTATGTGTGAGTGGTGCCTACATGCATATGTACTGTCTTCTGGCTGCTACGAGGAGATAGTTCTCGGCATCTTCCCATTGCAAACGAAAAAGTACATATCAACAACCTCAACTTGGACTTCATTACTTCACCAAAATCATAAAGCTAGCCACGGCCCTATAAATATAAGTATATGAGAAGGGGGTTTTATAAATTGTAATTCATATAAAAAGTTTGgatatatgtttaattaaagGTCTTCAAAGTTTCCATAATGTCAAAAGCAGGGGCAAAGAATGAAGAGGCAACAGTAGTAGCTATAGATACTGAAACTGAAAACAGAAAGGATGGAGAAGAGATGAACAGTGGTTGGATGAGACCAGGAGATGTTGATTTTGTAATGGTAAGCCCTTCGATTTCTCTGCtctttttgtttaatttctCCCTCTGGCCTCTATCCCTTATGAGTGGTTGGATGGAACTTTCATTTGCTTTTCCTCACCTTATTATTTGTCAATTTCACGACAGATTGTCGTAACATTCATTGCAGCCGTGGCATTCCAAGTAGGAACAAACCCACCGGGCAGTGTATGGCAAGAGGACAAGAATGGCTTTACTGCAGGTAAATCAATAATGGCATCAAAATCACCTTCTGAGTACAAAAAATTCATGGCGGGAGTGACATTATGTCTTTCATTTTCGTTGATCCAGTTAAGTGTGATGTTATTCAGATGGTACCTCAAAACTTATTCAGTTAGGAGAATGATTATGTATGTACTGATGCTATGTACAATAGCGCCAATGATTGTTTCCTTTTGGGCCTCTGTTAAAGCTTTGACACCTGATGAAAAAATAATGTCTGAGATCACTGCTACCATATGGTCTAGTTTGGGACTCTATCTTATAAGCCTTCCATTTATTCTACTTTACTACCTAGTCAAGAAATTCTTGTGAGTTATATCATTTTCCTAATGTGTTTTTTATCTTGTATTAATTTCCtttaattcttaaaaaaaaaacttcaatgtaatttgtttaattttcttaAGTTTCGAGTCGATGAACTTTTCAATGTAATTTGCTTCCTTTTAAGTTTTGAGTTAATAAACTTTAATTGTGATTTATTATTTGGTTTCATTATTATCGTCTTTTTTTATCCACTTTTTCCTTGTTTTGTTCAGTGGAATGTTTTGAATTTGATAATAAGAAACTTCAAAGTTcgaactatttaatttttattcatatattcacattatttatgttttttattttaggaTTTAGAAAATTGCACAATATAAATTGATGCAACTCTCGAATTTAGGAGAGAGACATGAATGAACCGATATCacatttgaatgagagaaaTTTTGGAAATATGTGAAAGTAAAGTTAAGAAAtgcttaaaagaattaaaagtcaCCATCTATACCAACAACTATGTTTGTGGTTCATTCCTTTTTTGTGGTTCGATAGTAGAAACTCTAAAATTAAGTATGTTTTAgcatatatcctaaaaggactTGTTGGTTTCTATTCCACTTTGTCTTATCCCTACCAAATGTAGAAAATGCAAACGTGAGTTTAAGGGTTCTTTACTCACTTACATTACATGacgaaaaataattaaaataagcATCAATCGAAATTCAACCTAATCATTTTTTTCTATGACCAAGTAACTTTTTATCTACATATATATTTTCGTCAACGATGAT
This genomic window contains:
- the LOC103488512 gene encoding uncharacterized protein LOC103488512, which produces MSKAGAKNEEATVVAIDTETENRKDGEEMNSGWMRPGDVDFVMIVVTFIAAVAFQVGTNPPGSVWQEDKNGFTAGKSIMASKSPSEYKKFMAGVTLCLSFSLIQLSVMLFRWYLKTYSVRRMIMYVLMLCTIAPMIVSFWASVKALTPDEKIMSEITATIWSSLGLYLISLPFILLYYLVKKFL